In Gemmata obscuriglobus, a single genomic region encodes these proteins:
- a CDS encoding IS66-like element ISGob4 family transposase — MTPVPQPPELPDNLPPAVVAYIRALEATITALVAEVAELKARLNQSSTNSSKPPSSDPPQVKLAPPKAPSGKRRGGQPGHPKAERTLLPPDEIRTLKPSVCRDCSRSLAGDDPAPAIHQVHELPVIKPHVTEYRCHRLRCPHCGTTTVPAVPSEARTGYGPRAQAVAALLTGSCRLGKRGTSQLFDDLFGLPLSPAMVCKLQHRTAEALKPVAEQALVYTRGHPANVDETGWKQGRQRAWLWAAVTTFVVAFLIRRTRGRAAFDDLRAGSTAVHTTDRYPVYTHLDKYKRQLCWAHLRRDFQAMIDRGGSGQAIGAALLACSDALFENWYRVRDGTLARSTCRSTYIPALRRQVGTHLRNGAACGCAKTATTCAELLSVEASLWTFARVVGVEPTNNAAEREVRHAVCWRKTSFGTDSERGSRFVERILTVIASCRRQKRNVLAFLIDAVTAHRTGAKAPTLVPAEAQQQNVVNPLLANC; from the coding sequence ATGACGCCTGTTCCTCAACCGCCGGAACTGCCCGATAACTTACCACCGGCGGTGGTGGCGTATATTCGCGCCTTGGAGGCCACGATCACTGCTCTGGTGGCCGAGGTCGCCGAACTCAAGGCCCGACTCAACCAGAGCTCCACCAACTCGTCGAAGCCGCCCTCGTCCGATCCTCCGCAGGTGAAACTGGCCCCGCCCAAGGCCCCTTCGGGGAAGCGTCGGGGCGGGCAACCGGGGCATCCCAAAGCCGAGCGCACGCTCCTGCCACCCGATGAGATCCGGACCCTCAAGCCGTCCGTGTGCCGGGACTGCTCGCGGTCGCTGGCCGGGGACGATCCGGCTCCGGCCATTCATCAGGTCCACGAGTTGCCCGTTATCAAACCCCACGTGACCGAGTATCGGTGCCACCGGCTCCGGTGCCCCCACTGCGGCACGACCACGGTGCCCGCGGTGCCGTCGGAGGCGCGCACCGGATACGGCCCCCGGGCGCAGGCGGTGGCCGCGCTTCTCACCGGCTCGTGCCGTCTGGGCAAGCGGGGCACGAGCCAACTGTTCGACGATCTGTTCGGCCTGCCCCTGAGCCCGGCTATGGTGTGCAAGCTCCAGCACCGAACCGCCGAGGCGCTGAAGCCGGTGGCCGAACAGGCCCTGGTGTACACCCGCGGGCACCCGGCCAACGTGGACGAGACCGGTTGGAAGCAGGGGCGTCAGCGGGCCTGGCTGTGGGCCGCCGTGACCACGTTCGTGGTGGCGTTCCTGATCCGCCGGACCCGGGGCCGGGCCGCCTTTGATGACCTGCGTGCCGGGTCCACGGCCGTGCATACGACGGACCGGTATCCGGTGTACACGCACCTCGACAAGTACAAGCGTCAACTCTGCTGGGCGCACCTGCGACGCGATTTCCAGGCGATGATCGACCGGGGCGGTTCCGGACAGGCGATCGGCGCGGCTCTGTTGGCGTGTTCGGACGCCCTGTTCGAGAACTGGTATCGGGTCCGGGACGGAACCCTCGCGCGGTCCACATGTCGCTCGACCTACATCCCCGCGTTGCGTCGTCAGGTCGGCACGCACCTGCGGAACGGGGCGGCGTGCGGCTGCGCCAAGACCGCCACGACCTGCGCGGAACTGTTGTCGGTCGAGGCGTCGTTGTGGACGTTCGCGCGTGTCGTCGGCGTGGAACCGACCAACAACGCGGCCGAGCGTGAGGTGCGTCACGCCGTGTGCTGGCGCAAAACCAGCTTCGGGACCGACAGCGAACGCGGGAGCCGGTTCGTGGAACGAATCCTCACGGTGATCGCCTCGTGCCGCCGCCAGAAGCGCAACGT
- a CDS encoding phage integrase N-terminal SAM-like domain-containing protein — translation MPREPKPYVERGWYISRPGGQYLKLCPVADGMTEARRLLKLELGRLETEREQSSGRLPTKMTVTELFVMFLEDVLATKTEATFLDYQRWCTEFAKEYGGKTARSLTRADANDFKLAMTKRTYVRGKKPPEPYKPKTVNHALITLRAAFNWAIDTDRLPAGKNPFANIELLPCEGRQRVATDEEYQALLNHCTDDAFRDVLVAMRHTSARPQDIYNLTWAMVVWGRSRCGCSPNTRAGGPPRNRSPGSSGCRPRSRPCSGDGWSSSGRPGTSS, via the coding sequence ATGCCGCGCGAACCGAAGCCGTACGTGGAGCGGGGCTGGTACATCAGCCGGCCCGGCGGGCAGTATCTGAAGTTGTGCCCGGTCGCCGACGGGATGACCGAGGCCCGCCGTCTGCTCAAGCTGGAACTCGGACGACTGGAAACCGAGCGCGAGCAGTCGAGCGGACGCCTCCCGACCAAGATGACGGTCACCGAGTTGTTCGTGATGTTCTTGGAGGACGTGCTGGCGACGAAGACCGAGGCCACGTTCCTCGACTACCAGCGGTGGTGTACCGAGTTCGCCAAAGAGTATGGCGGCAAGACGGCCCGGTCGCTGACCCGAGCCGACGCCAACGACTTCAAGCTGGCCATGACGAAGAGGACCTACGTCCGGGGCAAGAAGCCCCCCGAGCCGTACAAGCCGAAGACCGTTAACCACGCCCTCATCACCCTCCGCGCGGCCTTCAACTGGGCCATCGACACGGACCGCCTGCCCGCCGGCAAGAACCCGTTCGCCAACATTGAACTGCTCCCCTGCGAGGGCCGGCAGCGGGTGGCCACGGATGAGGAGTACCAGGCCCTGCTGAACCACTGCACGGACGACGCGTTCCGGGACGTGCTGGTCGCCATGCGGCACACCTCGGCGCGGCCCCAGGACATCTACAACCTGACCTGGGCGATGGTGGTGTGGGGGCGCAGCCGATGTGGGTGCTCACCAAACACAAGGGCCGGCGGACCGCCAAGAAACCGGAGCCCCGGGTCATCGGGATGCCGACCGCGGTCGAGACCGTGCTCCGGCGACGGATGGAGCAGTTCGGGACGACCGGGCACGTCTTCTTGA
- a CDS encoding tyrosine-type recombinase/integrase, producing the protein MPTAVETVLRRRMEQFGTTGHVFLNADGQPWTKNALGLRMRRLRVRAGVQADEQGEEFVLYTNRHTFMTAAGADPTISPPHLARLGGHTNTKTTDKYIHANLAAVADAGRRVGEGISTSAPASGG; encoded by the coding sequence ATGCCGACCGCGGTCGAGACCGTGCTCCGGCGACGGATGGAGCAGTTCGGGACGACCGGGCACGTCTTCTTGAACGCCGACGGCCAGCCGTGGACGAAGAACGCACTCGGGCTGCGGATGCGGCGGCTCCGGGTCCGCGCCGGGGTTCAGGCGGATGAGCAGGGAGAGGAGTTCGTCCTCTATACCAACCGCCACACGTTCATGACCGCGGCCGGGGCCGACCCGACCATCTCGCCGCCCCACCTCGCTCGGCTCGGTGGGCACACCAACACCAAGACCACCGACAAGTACATCCACGCGAACTTGGCGGCGGTCGCCGATGCGGGACGCCGGGTCGGCGAGGGCATCAGCACTTCAGCCCCGGCATCAGGCGGTTGA